The genomic DNA tgtttgtgtgtgtgcatcttCTGGTTATTGATTTATGTTGAGTCTAAAGACTATGAAGACCACAAGATCTCCATCATATAAACTAATTTTGCAAAGTGGATGCCTCTAACAAATTCCTATGATTTTGCATTTATTGCCATTAAATTTCATCCTATTAGATATGACTCAATCCTCTAGTCATTCAGTGATTATATAGTTCCTAGTCTGATCAATCAATTATATTAGATATCCATCCCAGCTTTGggttatttgaaaaatataatttcttccaactcattttttttatttgaaccaCACAAAAGTGTTAAATCTCTGGCACTtacaaacaaattaataaaagaaacattttgcCTCATTCAATACAGGCTTAGGTCTTACTCATGACCTAAATATCTCCAAGGGAAAGAAAATTCAGAGCTCGGCACTCTAAATAATGCCCACATTTGGTTTCATTTGTTTAACAACTTGAATTTTTTGCTAAACCAATTCAGTGATCCTTGTTTTGGCACCACAGAATACTTAATTACCATATTTTTCTCATTGTATTCATCTTTCCAACTCTAGTTCTGGAAAAGTCACACTGACTACTTTCTCTGTTCTTGATCCCATGTCACATTCAATAGTAATACCTTTTCAGAGTGGCTAGGAggcgtagtggatagaataccggccctggactcaggagtacctgagttcaaatccaacctcagacacttaataattatctacctgtgtggccttggacaagccacttaacccccattgccttgcaaaaactaaaaaaaaaacttttctttcaaatttgttcTGTATTATAAGTTTGATAGTTTTAATAATACCATTCTTTTCTTCATCACACAGACAGAAAATTTGAATGATCTTTGATACTTCCCAGTACATTGCTCCTAAAATAAAAGCAGCCACCAAGTTCTGTCGATTTCTACTCAAAAATATCTCTCATATTTTGTCCCTACTTCTCTATTTTCATCAATATAGAGTTTaagattttatttcctctccccTTATATTTCAGGAAGCTCTACAATGATCTTCCAAATTATGTTCCCATCTCTAGTTTCCTCACAGCTCAGTATGATTAATCTCTCTAAATAATGACTGTCCTTATGTTAACCTACTCCTCAACAAAAACCTATAAAGTCCAAAATCCTGAGTATGGCATACAAAGCCCACTTTCAATGTTATGCCAACTTGCCTTTTCAGTTTTATATCCTACAGCTTCCATTGTCTTCCTGTTTCCTGAAATTTTATCTCCATATTCCAACCTCTCTACTTTTTCTCAATTTCCATTGTAGAAGTGAGAGAAACCTTAGGACAAAGAAAATAAGTTATTAAGAGTTTATTGCATCATTCTCTATTCAAGAAATGTTAGATTTTTGTTgcctctaaaataatttttgcagCCCTTACAATCTAGTTCCAACTAACTTCTAAACTTATTGAATGTTGAACCTCTTCATAATACTTTGTATTCCAATCAAAGTAACCTACTTGCTGTACCCCATTTGGATTTGCACACACACTCTCCCCTATAGGTGGACTGAAATATCTAATATCCACATCTTTCCAACTAAACCttaccttccctttctccctattACTGTGGAGAGTTAGCTCCATCCTACTAGTTCCCCAGGCTCTGAAATTTTTGACAATTCACTCTCTCTCACTTTTCTCCAAATCCTATTGCCAAGGTTTTTTTTATCTTCACACATTTCTTGAATACTGCCACCACCCTAGTAAAACCCTCTTCAACTCTTTCTTGGACTATTATAATTGTTTGCTCATTGGTATGCCTACCATAAATCTTTCCCTATTCCAGTCTATCCTCCATTCAATGTCAAAGTGATCCCCCTAAAACTCAGGTATGATATCATTATGCACTCCCATCCCCATACAATAAACTCCATTGACCCCATATAAGTGAcagaatcaaatgtaaaatcctctttttattattcaaaatccttcataatctgtTCCCCTCATCTTACTAGCTTGAGTACACCTTAAAACCTCTTCTCCTACATATTCAAATATCTAGTGTCATAGACCTCTTTTTTATTACTCAAATCCATGAATTTTCATGGATAATGCCCCATGCCTAGAAATTCTTCCTACTTATCTATCACCACTTACTGAATTTGAATTTCCTTGAATTTCCTAAATATCTGCTATAATCCTAAATTATTCAGAAAACCTTTCTCATTCTCCCAATTCTAATGACTTCTCTCTTGTGCCTTCTCTCTCCCTAATTTATCTTGTAAATATTATGCTGGAAAAAAACTATCTGCATATGTTTTCCTCATTAGACTCTGACCTCCTAGAcagcaggaactatcttttacaTTTTTGGGTAGCATCTAACAAAGTGCATATGACTTGGttggtttttatatttattaaatgactgaatTCAGAATTTTCTTCAAATTCCTCCATGTGATATcgtaaatatattaaatgaagCATTTAGAGTCCATTAATCAGTTATGCCACATCAGTATGGGAAGAATCTGGCCTAATAgcaattcatctgaaaaaaaatcttggaaatcTCAGTTAAATGGAAGTTCAATAAGACATTATATAATTATGCAATTCCTATAAAAGTTAATGTAAAGAGATTACATCGAGATGGTAGTGGCCTCAGAAGCCAtcaagtccaatcccctcatcATTAAAATCAGGAAAGATTATAGTACTTTGCCTAAAGTTCCCAAAGGGATGAGATATGAAGCCAAGGCTCTGATCCTGAAACCAGGGGAATGGATCACTAATCAATGGACATATCAGCCTCAGCATACCCTGTGCTTTTCAAACCTTGTCTAGAGAATTTTGACCAGTGCTACATATATGCTatacttaaaaaagaaagctaaCAAAAGGGTCTAGAGGAGGGAGACAAAATGATGAAGTAGTTCCAGCATGTTATttgatcaataaataaataagaatttattatatgcCAACTCTTTGCTAGAAATTAAGTACCTAGAAAAGAGTAAGGCACACAAATAGCTCTCTTAAAAATGTTTAAGGATAATTAAATGAAAGAGTGATTATGCTAGCTCTATAATGGTATAGAAGACAAAAACAGGactaattgaaaataatttagagaaaaatagatttcagTAGGAATTCCTTATATCCAAATATTAGAAATATACAAAAGGATAGGCTATGTCAGGGGTAGTAGGAATTCCTTAATCTTGAAAGTTTCCATTTCTATTCTGAATGGTCATTTATCAGAGATGATGTAGAGGTGTCCCAATGTTGTctgaaaactatgaaaaattgatctttaaagacatttctaaatattttaactCTAAATAATCAACACCTGAGTTAATAAGGGGAGTACTAAAACAATTGAGAATCTTGTTATAATTAACAATTCAAAGATTtgcttcaaaatttaaaaagtacaatGTGACACTTCCAggctacaaaaaagaaagaacttagGTGGCCAGGAAGAAAAGATGActgtgggaaagaaaagaagactctCTGCATGAAGTTGGATCCTTATATgataataatgtaaaaaatacATTACAATTCATCAATGAAGGAAACGAGCTTTAGTTAGAAAAAATGAAGGGGGTGCAAGcttgaagccaagatggtggtgtgggcacaagaattcccagaaattcTCTTCCAGAATACTCCAAATAACTGAAAATTATGATTTAACCATATTCTAGAGtctcagaacccacagaaatatgGAGTGAAACACTTTTCCAGCCACAAGATAACTTGCGAGATCTGCCAGTAGGCTCTATTTAACAAAAATGGGTCACATTGCAGCCACAGCCACAATGCACTGGAATGAAcaagctccagtcttccaggaacagacAACAAGATGCCTGGGTCCATGGAGGCACCTGGGTTCATAGTAGCTGTAggagtttccagacctctcaactaGGGGTCTTCAAGGACAACTCAAAAGGTCAGTGGGAAGTATATATTTTTAGTTAGATCAACATAGAGGCACAAGAGGAGAGATCAAAAACTACACAAACTCAGAATTAGACAAacagaaatataatttcataagaaataaaaaaccaataataagatctttaaaaatatCAACATGCAATATGTGATATGTAATATACACGGTAGTTATATTTCAAATATCAAAAATAGATTTACATTCTTCAAACTCGAAAGAATAAGAGTTAAGgaatcatgtttattttttattaaacaaataGTAATTTACAAGAATGAATACTTCTAAGacaagaaaggataataatcaataGGTTTTGAGAAAGGGTTAACAATTAAGCCTAATTCTCCTTTCATCTTACAGTACTTGAAACTGATAATGAACACCACTTTTTTGAAACTTCACCAAAATATTTTCTTACCTCCtggtctttttttcctgtttttacaATTAACTTTTTGGCCTTCTTCACTAGAGTGTGACCTCTATTTAGTTaacttctaaattttaaattGCCAGTATCAGCATTTTTCCCAGCTCCATACCTATGTTTCTAGTTGACCACTATTGACATGTGGAAATCACTCTAGGACTTCAAACTTTTCAAATACTGTCCCATGATCTCGTTGTGGAACACTTCcctgtttcttctaagttcatGTCATAAAGTCATttaagagattttcctaaaactcCCAATCTGACTGCACAATCTCCTCATTGCCGTCTTCATCTCTTTGTTCCTGAATGTGTAGATGACTGGATTCATAAAAGGAGTAAGAACTGCATCAAAAACTGCAAGAAACTTATCTAAGTGTGATGTGGGGTATGGCCATGTGTAAATAAAGATCAatggaccaaaaaataaaatcacaacaGTGATATGAGCTGAAAGAGTAGACAGAGCCTTGGAAGAACCACCTGAAGAATGCTTCTGAACAGTGACTAGGATAAAAATGTAGGAGATGATCAAGATGCAGAAGGAGCCCAAGGAAATGAAGCCACTGTTGGCAGTGATCATGAATTCCAGTTTATATGTGTTTGTACAGGCAAGTTTGATGAACCGAGGAAGGTCACAGTAAAAGCTATCCAATTCATTAGAGCCACAAAATGGTAGATTAACAATAAAAGCCACTTGAAGTACTGAATGGAAGAAGCCAATGGTCCAAGCAGCCAATAGGAATGCAGTGCACATTCTTGGACTCATAATATTCAGATAATGGAGAGGTTTACATATGGCAACATATCTGTCAAAAGCCATAGCTATAAGCAGCACCATCTCAACACCACCaatcaaatgaataaagaatatcTGAGTGATGCAGccagaaaatgaaatgactttgcGCTTTTTGAAAAGGTCATATATCA from Macrotis lagotis isolate mMagLag1 chromosome 4, bilby.v1.9.chrom.fasta, whole genome shotgun sequence includes the following:
- the LOC141520233 gene encoding olfactory receptor 4F3/4F16/4F29-like — translated: MSIANLTVVSEFVFLGLSNSWYIQLFLFVLSSIIYVASMLGNFLIVITVTSDPHLHSPMYFFLANLSFIDLGVSSVISPKMIYDLFKKRKVISFSGCITQIFFIHLIGGVEMVLLIAMAFDRYVAICKPLHYLNIMSPRMCTAFLLAAWTIGFFHSVLQVAFIVNLPFCGSNELDSFYCDLPRFIKLACTNTYKLEFMITANSGFISLGSFCILIISYIFILVTVQKHSSGGSSKALSTLSAHITVVILFFGPLIFIYTWPYPTSHLDKFLAVFDAVLTPFMNPVIYTFRNKEMKTAMRRLCSQIGSFRKIS